From Cognatishimia activa, one genomic window encodes:
- a CDS encoding urease subunit beta, protein MIPGEVFAAPGELVLNEGAEAITLMVANTGDRPVQVGSHYHFAETNPGLEFERDAAYGLRLDIAAGTAVRFEPGQRREVQLIPISGARKVYGFNQKVMGAL, encoded by the coding sequence ATGATCCCCGGTGAAGTCTTTGCCGCTCCGGGGGAGTTGGTTTTAAACGAAGGCGCTGAGGCGATCACTTTGATGGTCGCCAATACTGGTGACCGCCCCGTGCAGGTTGGCAGTCATTATCACTTTGCCGAAACCAATCCCGGTTTGGAGTTTGAACGGGACGCAGCCTATGGACTGCGTTTGGATATCGCTGCGGGCACCGCGGTGCGGTTCGAACCCGGTCAGCGCCGTGAAGTGCAACTGATCCCAATTTCGGGCGCGCGCAAGGTCTATGGGTTCAATCAAAAAGTCATGGGGGCTCTCTGA
- a CDS encoding urease subunit gamma translates to MNLTPREKDKLLVAMAAEVARKRLARGVKLNHPEAIALITDAVVEGARDGRSVADMMEAGAEVVSRDQCMTGVAEMIHEVQVEATFPDGTKLVTVHNPIR, encoded by the coding sequence ATGAACCTGACCCCGAGGGAAAAAGACAAGCTGCTGGTGGCCATGGCTGCCGAAGTGGCCCGTAAAAGACTGGCCCGCGGCGTGAAGCTCAATCACCCTGAGGCCATTGCTCTGATCACCGACGCCGTTGTCGAAGGCGCGCGGGATGGTCGGTCTGTTGCCGACATGATGGAAGCTGGAGCCGAAGTTGTGAGCCGCGACCAATGCATGACGGGCGTCGCTGAAATGATCCACGAGGTGCAGGTGGAAGCCACTTTTCCTGATGGCACCAAGCTTGTCACCGTACACAACCCAATTCGCTAA
- a CDS encoding urease accessory protein UreD, which translates to MPRTKGALTLSSKAVEGRSGIDRFRTSGAMKALFPRAEDVQAILINTSGGLTGGDQIDVTACAGAGSSLTLTTQAAERAYRAQEGRARMTTDLSVEADAQINWLPQEMILFEGSALDRRLTVELAQDARLLMVEPIIFGRAAMGETLTDVSFKDHIRINRDGEALYWDGLDLSGHTMRHLSRRAIAGGARAMASLVYVAPDAEAHLDAVRIMLPETGGASLLAQDLLTLRFVAADSFELRRALIPILERLTKDQLPTSWRL; encoded by the coding sequence GTGCCACGCACAAAGGGTGCGCTAACACTCTCTTCTAAAGCGGTGGAAGGCAGGAGTGGTATCGACCGCTTTCGTACTTCCGGGGCGATGAAAGCGCTCTTCCCACGGGCGGAAGATGTGCAGGCGATCCTTATTAATACGTCTGGCGGGCTAACAGGCGGTGATCAGATCGACGTTACAGCCTGCGCTGGCGCGGGTAGTTCACTAACTTTGACGACGCAGGCGGCTGAGCGTGCTTATCGCGCGCAAGAGGGACGAGCGCGGATGACAACTGACCTGAGTGTTGAAGCCGACGCTCAGATCAATTGGCTTCCACAAGAGATGATCCTCTTTGAAGGCTCTGCGCTTGATCGGAGGCTTACTGTCGAGCTTGCGCAGGATGCGCGGCTTTTGATGGTCGAACCCATTATATTCGGACGCGCGGCAATGGGTGAGACATTGACGGATGTCTCCTTCAAAGATCACATTCGTATTAATCGTGACGGCGAAGCGCTGTATTGGGATGGCCTGGACCTATCTGGGCACACAATGCGGCATCTTTCGCGCCGGGCCATTGCTGGCGGAGCCCGTGCCATGGCGAGCCTTGTCTATGTTGCGCCTGATGCAGAAGCTCATTTGGATGCTGTGCGCATCATGTTGCCCGAAACAGGCGGAGCAAGCCTCTTGGCGCAGGACCTTCTGACACTTCGATTTGTAGCTGCCGACAGTTTTGAGCTGCGGCGCGCACTGATCCCTATTCTGGAGCGGTTGACCAAGGACCAGCTCCCAACCTCTTGGAGACTTTGA
- the urtA gene encoding urea ABC transporter substrate-binding protein — protein MIKFAKTLTSAAALTVAASAAMAADCTVKVGVLHSLSGTMAISETTLKDTMLMLVDQQNAKGGVLGCDLEPVVVDPASDWPLFAEKARELLTTHEVDVIFGNWTSVSRKSVLPVIEELNGLLFYPVQYEGEESSKNVFYTGAAPNQQAIPAVDYFLEELGVEKFALLGTDYVYPRTTNNILEQYLQDNGIAKDDIFVNYTPFGHSDWATIVADVVALGEDGKSVGVISTINGDANIGFYKELAAAGISADDIPVVAFSVGEEELSGLDTANLEGHLAAWNYFQSAETDANAEFIDAWKAFAGEERVTNDPMEAHYIGFNMWVNAVEAAGTTDVDAVRTAMYGQEFPNLTGGTAVMLPNHHLAKPVLIGEIQADGQFDIISKTTEVPGDAWTDFLPASAVLKSDWKELGCGMYNTETKSCVQIKSNY, from the coding sequence ATGATCAAATTCGCAAAGACTCTTACCAGTGCCGCTGCTTTGACCGTCGCTGCCTCTGCTGCCATGGCCGCAGATTGCACCGTAAAAGTGGGCGTTCTGCACTCGCTGTCTGGTACTATGGCGATTTCCGAAACCACACTGAAAGACACCATGCTGATGCTGGTTGACCAGCAAAATGCAAAGGGTGGTGTTCTGGGTTGTGACCTGGAGCCTGTGGTTGTTGACCCTGCGTCTGACTGGCCGCTGTTTGCTGAAAAGGCACGTGAGCTGCTGACTACACATGAAGTTGACGTAATCTTCGGCAACTGGACTTCTGTTTCCCGTAAGTCTGTTCTGCCAGTCATCGAAGAACTGAACGGGCTGCTGTTCTACCCAGTTCAGTATGAAGGCGAAGAATCTTCCAAGAACGTTTTCTACACAGGTGCGGCACCGAACCAACAGGCGATCCCTGCGGTGGACTACTTCCTGGAAGAACTGGGCGTGGAGAAATTCGCTCTGTTGGGCACTGACTACGTATACCCACGGACCACCAACAACATCCTTGAGCAGTACCTGCAAGACAACGGTATCGCGAAAGACGATATCTTCGTGAACTACACACCATTCGGTCACTCTGACTGGGCCACGATCGTTGCGGACGTTGTGGCGCTGGGTGAAGACGGTAAATCCGTTGGCGTGATCTCCACCATCAACGGTGACGCGAATATCGGCTTCTACAAAGAACTGGCTGCGGCAGGTATCTCTGCTGACGATATTCCTGTGGTTGCCTTCTCTGTTGGTGAAGAAGAACTGTCCGGTCTGGACACAGCGAACCTTGAAGGTCACCTGGCGGCTTGGAACTACTTCCAGTCTGCAGAAACAGACGCAAACGCTGAATTCATCGACGCATGGAAAGCCTTCGCAGGTGAAGAGCGTGTGACAAACGACCCAATGGAAGCACACTACATTGGCTTCAACATGTGGGTGAACGCGGTTGAAGCGGCGGGCACTACCGACGTCGACGCGGTTCGCACAGCGATGTACGGCCAAGAGTTCCCGAACCTGACAGGCGGTACAGCGGTTATGCTGCCAAACCACCACCTGGCGAAGCCAGTTCTGATTGGTGAAATCCAGGCCGACGGTCAGTTCGACATCATCTCTAAGACAACAGAAGTTCCAGGCGATGCATGGACAGACTTCCTGCCAGCATCTGCAGTTCTGAAGTCCGACTGGAAAGAGCTGGGTTGCGGTATGTACAACACCGAAACCAAATCCTGCGTGCAGATCAAATCCAACTACTGA
- the urtB gene encoding urea ABC transporter permease subunit UrtB, producing MIRIFTMVLALLCLPLSAHAQELQSLLQEHQKTIAKPSRKTVGPVLEALVASGLPTVPQFLESWQGKEVYSRKEDGLFFYTKKTSDGLALIDVDTGATVTTVDTKAAKQIKPNGGVRKEIASALVQFQLSDPDLTRRTDAVTAIARNMSGSMLAPLLGSIEGEPDTELKARKEQLANYLSARFSEDADQRIAAIQNISSVLSVEGRAVLAQILETELEVTEGATERNLDAALVIGEDLTRSEAYALLVEQKGLPELVSENDLRLALEANVDGGKVGGIPVAQLDDLNKRAEAYDTLAESGAVPARVTAAMIDEALAKYQFNRVFVEADRVVTAAASKAQSSVQTRVGVNQFFDLSLDAISLASIYFLAAVGLAITFGVMGVINMAHGEFIMMGAYTGYVVQQFVPNYTASLIVALPLAFIVTFAAGVAMERLVIRWLYNRPLETLLATFGISIALQQLAKNIFGTQARPLTSPGWLDGAWIINDVVQISYIRIAIFVLALLFLALLLFILKKTRLGLEVRAVTQNPRMAASMGINPDKIKMMTFGLGSGIAGIAGVAIGLFAKVTSEMGSDYIVQSFMTVVVGGVGNVWGTLAGAAMIGTFQKGVEWLNPSNTLAAQTYLILFIILFIQFRPKGIIALKGRAAGD from the coding sequence ATGATCCGCATTTTCACTATGGTTCTGGCATTGCTATGCCTGCCACTGAGCGCGCATGCGCAAGAGCTGCAAAGCCTGCTGCAAGAGCATCAGAAAACCATCGCAAAACCTTCGCGAAAAACTGTCGGCCCTGTGCTCGAAGCGCTCGTGGCTTCTGGCCTGCCAACGGTGCCTCAGTTTTTGGAAAGCTGGCAGGGCAAAGAGGTCTATAGCCGCAAAGAGGACGGCCTGTTTTTCTACACCAAGAAGACGAGCGATGGCCTTGCGTTGATCGATGTGGACACAGGTGCGACCGTTACGACGGTTGATACTAAGGCCGCGAAACAGATCAAACCCAACGGCGGTGTGCGCAAAGAAATCGCCTCTGCCCTGGTGCAATTCCAACTTAGCGATCCCGATCTTACGCGCCGGACTGATGCGGTCACGGCTATCGCGCGAAATATGTCGGGATCAATGCTGGCGCCGTTGCTGGGGTCAATTGAGGGCGAGCCTGATACAGAGCTGAAAGCGCGCAAAGAGCAGCTTGCAAACTATCTAAGTGCACGGTTTTCAGAAGATGCGGATCAGCGCATCGCGGCCATCCAAAACATTTCATCTGTTCTGAGCGTCGAGGGCCGCGCTGTTCTGGCGCAGATACTCGAAACTGAGCTTGAGGTCACCGAGGGCGCGACAGAGCGCAATCTGGATGCGGCGTTGGTGATTGGCGAAGATCTGACACGCTCTGAAGCTTATGCATTACTTGTCGAGCAAAAGGGGCTGCCGGAATTGGTCAGCGAAAACGACCTGCGTCTTGCTTTGGAAGCTAATGTCGATGGTGGCAAAGTGGGTGGTATTCCGGTTGCACAGCTTGATGATCTTAACAAACGCGCAGAGGCCTATGATACATTGGCGGAAAGCGGCGCAGTTCCTGCGCGCGTGACCGCGGCCATGATCGATGAGGCACTGGCGAAATATCAATTCAATCGCGTTTTCGTTGAAGCTGACAGGGTAGTCACCGCAGCGGCCTCCAAAGCGCAATCCTCCGTTCAAACCCGCGTTGGTGTGAACCAGTTTTTCGACCTCAGCCTCGATGCAATTTCACTGGCTTCGATCTACTTTCTTGCTGCCGTCGGACTTGCGATTACCTTCGGCGTGATGGGTGTCATCAACATGGCCCACGGTGAATTCATCATGATGGGCGCATACACGGGGTATGTTGTGCAGCAATTTGTGCCGAATTACACGGCCTCTCTGATTGTCGCTCTACCGTTGGCCTTCATCGTCACCTTCGCTGCGGGTGTGGCCATGGAGCGCCTCGTCATCCGCTGGCTTTACAACCGCCCGCTGGAAACGTTGCTGGCGACATTCGGTATTTCCATCGCTTTACAACAGCTCGCAAAGAACATCTTCGGCACACAGGCGCGCCCTCTGACCTCTCCGGGCTGGCTGGATGGCGCATGGATCATCAATGACGTTGTGCAGATCAGCTATATCCGTATTGCGATCTTTGTGCTGGCGCTGCTATTCCTCGCACTGCTGCTCTTCATCCTGAAGAAGACCCGTCTGGGTCTGGAAGTGCGCGCTGTGACGCAGAACCCACGCATGGCGGCTTCGATGGGGATCAACCCCGACAAGATCAAAATGATGACTTTTGGTCTCGGCTCCGGCATTGCGGGGATTGCCGGTGTTGCGATTGGCCTCTTTGCAAAAGTGACATCCGAAATGGGCTCTGACTACATCGTCCAGTCCTTCATGACGGTGGTTGTCGGAGGCGTGGGCAACGTCTGGGGTACGCTTGCGGGTGCTGCCATGATCGGCACCTTCCAGAAGGGTGTGGAATGGCTCAACCCATCTAACACCTTGGCGGCGCAAACCTATCTGATCCTCTTCATCATCCTGTTCATTCAATTCCGGCCAAAGGGTATCATCGCCCTCAAAGGCCGCGCGGCGGGAGATTGA
- the urtC gene encoding urea ABC transporter permease subunit UrtC, with amino-acid sequence MRKSFFAENPSVLWFLACLGLFTLGVTVLAEATGAGVISTSFVKTLGKVLCLCLVAIAMDVVWGYCGILSLGHFAFFGIGGYAVGMWLMYARTETIVTQNLAERTIPATPTEINDAIATQIFGVVGSAEFPLIWAYSHSLILQLLLVVLVPGILALIFGWLAFRSRVTGVYLSILTQAMTLALALYLFQNDSGLRGNNGLSGLQNIPGFEAVPQSVISMAFFWASAIALGLGYVLFARVLSGKMGSVIRAIRDDEARVRFLGYHVESYKLFIFTLTAVVAGIAGALYYPQAGIINPAEIAPIASIYLAVWVAIGGRGRLYGAVIGTAFVSLLSSWFTGGSAPNINLGFYTIQWTEWWLVLLGFSFVAVTLFFPGGIGMIFDKLKRDAS; translated from the coding sequence ATGCGTAAGAGCTTTTTCGCTGAAAACCCATCTGTTCTCTGGTTCCTCGCCTGCCTTGGTCTCTTCACCCTCGGAGTGACCGTCCTGGCCGAAGCCACAGGCGCCGGCGTGATCTCAACCTCTTTCGTGAAGACATTGGGTAAGGTGTTGTGCTTGTGCCTTGTGGCCATCGCCATGGATGTGGTCTGGGGTTACTGCGGTATCCTCTCGCTCGGCCATTTCGCCTTCTTCGGCATTGGCGGCTATGCGGTTGGCATGTGGCTGATGTATGCGCGGACCGAAACCATCGTGACGCAGAATTTGGCGGAACGGACCATTCCCGCAACGCCAACAGAGATCAATGACGCCATTGCGACGCAAATCTTCGGCGTGGTTGGCTCTGCAGAGTTCCCACTTATCTGGGCTTACTCCCACAGCTTGATCCTGCAACTGCTGTTGGTGGTGTTAGTTCCCGGCATATTGGCGCTGATCTTCGGCTGGCTCGCCTTTCGCTCTCGCGTGACCGGCGTTTATCTCTCGATCTTGACCCAAGCGATGACCCTCGCACTGGCGCTGTATCTGTTCCAAAACGACAGTGGTCTGCGGGGTAACAATGGTTTGTCTGGCCTACAGAATATCCCGGGCTTTGAGGCTGTGCCACAATCCGTGATCTCCATGGCTTTCTTCTGGGCATCAGCAATTGCGCTGGGCTTAGGTTACGTTCTATTTGCACGCGTGCTCAGCGGCAAAATGGGCAGCGTCATCCGAGCTATCCGCGACGACGAAGCGCGCGTGCGTTTCCTAGGTTATCATGTGGAAAGCTATAAGCTCTTCATCTTCACACTCACCGCTGTGGTGGCTGGTATCGCAGGGGCGCTCTATTACCCGCAAGCCGGTATCATTAATCCTGCAGAGATTGCACCCATCGCGTCGATTTACCTCGCGGTCTGGGTTGCGATCGGCGGACGTGGACGCCTCTATGGTGCCGTCATTGGCACGGCCTTTGTTTCACTGCTCTCAAGCTGGTTCACAGGCGGTAGCGCGCCAAACATCAACCTTGGCTTCTACACCATTCAATGGACCGAATGGTGGTTGGTGCTGCTTGGCTTCTCATTTGTCGCTGTGACGCTCTTCTTCCCAGGTGGCATCGGCATGATTTTTGACAAACTGAAAAGGGACGCGTCATGA
- the urtD gene encoding urea ABC transporter ATP-binding protein UrtD, with amino-acid sequence MSTLLELSGVSVSFDGFKAINNLAFQIGEPEMRAIIGPNGAGKTTFMDIITGKTKPDEGYVLWGEKNVNLIGKSESMIAREGIGRKFQKPTVFEDQTVRENLAMALKNPRGPFEVLFYRKSAEGAARIENLAEQINLTDQLPRKAGELSHGQKQWLEIGMLLAQDPRLLLVDEPAAGMTPAEREKTTEILVEAAKTRAVVVVEHDMEFVRRLNCKVTVLHEGSVLAEGSIDHVTQDPEVIDVYLGR; translated from the coding sequence ATGAGCACTCTTCTTGAACTCTCAGGCGTCTCGGTTTCCTTTGACGGCTTTAAAGCGATCAACAATCTGGCTTTTCAGATTGGCGAGCCAGAGATGCGCGCCATCATCGGCCCCAACGGCGCAGGCAAAACCACTTTCATGGATATTATCACCGGCAAGACGAAACCTGATGAGGGCTACGTTCTTTGGGGTGAAAAGAACGTTAATCTCATTGGCAAATCCGAAAGCATGATTGCGCGAGAAGGCATTGGGCGGAAATTCCAAAAACCGACTGTGTTTGAAGATCAAACCGTGCGCGAGAACCTTGCAATGGCGTTGAAAAACCCTCGCGGTCCATTCGAAGTGCTGTTCTACCGCAAATCCGCAGAAGGTGCTGCGCGCATTGAAAATTTGGCAGAGCAAATAAACCTGACCGATCAGCTTCCACGCAAAGCAGGCGAGCTCAGCCACGGGCAAAAGCAATGGCTCGAGATTGGGATGCTCTTGGCGCAAGATCCTCGCTTGCTTCTGGTGGATGAACCCGCTGCAGGCATGACACCTGCGGAACGCGAGAAAACCACTGAAATTCTTGTCGAAGCCGCCAAGACGCGTGCTGTGGTTGTTGTTGAGCATGACATGGAGTTTGTGCGTCGTCTGAATTGCAAGGTGACCGTGCTGCACGAGGGGTCAGTTTTGGCTGAAGGGTCGATCGATCACGTCACCCAAGACCCTGAAGTTATTGATGTTTATCTGGGGCGTTAA
- the urtE gene encoding urea ABC transporter ATP-binding subunit UrtE: protein MLDVNNLTLHYGHSQILYDVSMSAEVGKVTCLMGSNGVGKTSLLKAISGTHARSGGDVTLDGGAIPRGAKAHALAKAGVGYVPQGRDVFPLMTVRENLETGYACLDRSERSVPDEIFELFPVLQDMRNRRGGDLSGGQQQQLAIARALVTKPKLLLLDEPTEGIQPNIIKQIGDVIRYLRDQGEMAIVLVEQFFDFAYDLGDNFVVLKRGEVTLNCDKQGLERATLLESVSL from the coding sequence ATGTTGGACGTTAATAATCTGACCTTGCACTATGGTCACTCGCAAATTCTGTATGATGTCTCAATGTCTGCGGAAGTTGGCAAAGTAACCTGCCTGATGGGATCAAACGGCGTGGGGAAAACCAGCTTGCTGAAGGCGATTTCTGGAACGCATGCCCGATCTGGTGGCGATGTGACATTGGATGGAGGGGCGATCCCTCGAGGTGCGAAAGCGCATGCTTTGGCCAAAGCTGGCGTGGGATATGTCCCGCAGGGTCGCGATGTGTTTCCACTGATGACAGTGCGAGAAAACCTGGAAACGGGCTATGCCTGTCTGGATCGATCTGAGCGTTCGGTGCCGGATGAAATCTTTGAATTGTTCCCCGTCTTACAAGACATGCGTAACCGCAGGGGAGGGGACTTGTCAGGTGGTCAACAACAACAGCTCGCGATCGCCCGCGCATTGGTTACCAAGCCAAAGCTGCTGCTTCTGGATGAGCCAACCGAGGGTATTCAGCCAAACATCATCAAGCAAATTGGCGACGTCATTCGTTATCTGCGAGATCAAGGCGAAATGGCCATAGTGCTGGTGGAGCAATTCTTTGATTTTGCTTATGATTTAGGTGACAACTTTGTCGTTCTGAAACGCGGTGAAGTGACGCTAAATTGCGACAAGCAAGGGTTGGAGCGGGCAACACTTTTGGAAAGTGTCTCGCTATAG